The following are from one region of the Cervus canadensis isolate Bull #8, Minnesota chromosome 23, ASM1932006v1, whole genome shotgun sequence genome:
- the LOC122425532 gene encoding 39S ribosomal protein L15, mitochondrial-like has translation MPGALRPLMQVGRGAGPGALDLLRALPRVSLANLRPNPGSRKPERRRRGQRRGRKGEHQRGTQPRLGFEGGQTPFYLRIPKHGFNEGHSFRRQYQPLSLNRLQYLIDLGRVDPTQPIDLTQLVNGRGVTIQPSKRDYGVQLVEEGADTFKAKVNIEVQLASELAIAAIEKNGGVVTTAFYDPRSLEILCKPIPFFLRGQPIPKRMLPPEALVPYYTDARNRGYLADPAGFPEARLELAKKYGYILPDITKDELFKMLSTRKDPRQIFFGLAPGWVVNMADKKILKPTDEKLLEYYSS, from the coding sequence atgccaggcgCCCTGCGGCCTCTCATGCAAGTGGGTCGGGGCGCAGGGCCCGGGGCCCTGGACCTGCTTCGGGCTCTGCCTCGTGTGAGCCTGGCTAACTTGAGGCCGAACCCGGGCTCCAGGAAACCGGAAAGACGACGAAGAGGTCAGAGAAGAGGTAGGAAGGGAGAACATCAGAGAGGAACGCAGCCCCGGCTGGGCTTTGAAGGAGGCCAGACTCCATTTTACCTTCGAATCCCAAAACACGGGTTTAATGAAGGACACAGCTTCAGACGCCAGTATCAGCCTTTGAGTCTCAACAGGCTTCAGTACCTGATTGACTTGGGCCGTGTTGATCCCACACAACCTATTGACTTAACCCAGCTGGTCAATGGGCGAGGTgttaccatccagccatctaaaaGGGACTATGGAGTCCAGCTGGTAGAGGAGGGCGCTGACACCTTTAAGGCAAAAGTTAACATCGAAGTTCAGCTAGCTTCTGAGCTGGCCATCGCCGCCATCGAGAAGAATGGGGGTGTCGTCACGACCGCCTTCTACGACCCGCGAAGCCTGGAAATTCTGTGCAAACCCATCCCATTCTTTCTCCGTGGGCAACCCATTCCCAAGCGGATGCTCCCCCCCGAGGCACTCGTGCCCTACTACACTGATGCGAGAAACCGAGGCTACCTGGCGGATCCCGCCGGATTTCCCGAAGCAAGACTGGAGCTTGCCAAGAAGTACGGCTATATTTTACCCGACATCACCAAAGACGAACTCTTCAAAATGCTCAGTACTCGGAAGGATCCACGGCAGATTTTCTTTGGTCTGGCTCCAGGATGGGTGGTGAACATGGCAGACAAGAAGATTCTGAAACCTACGGATGAGAAGCTGCTTGAGTACTACAGCTCCTGA